The nucleotide sequence CGCGGGAGGCCGAGGTCGCGACGAAGCGCACCCGTTGCGCGCCGAGCTCGCGGCAGGTCGCGGCGTACCCGGCGGCGGCCGTGAGCGTGCGCTCCATCGCCTCGGGCGCGATGACGCCGGTGCGGTCGATGCCCTGGCCGAGCCGGACGACCTCCATCCGGCGCACGACGTCTGTCAGCAGGCCGTCCTCGCCCACGTCGGCGACGAGGAGGCGGATCGAGTTGGTGCCGCAGTCGACGGCGGCGACCCGACGGGTCACGCGGACCCCGCGTCGGCGCCGGACGCCGGGGCGGCAGCAGCCGCGTCGGCGGCGCACGAGCCGCGCTCCCACCAGGGGTCGAGCAGCTCGAGGGCCTCGTCGCCGAGCGGGTTGACTCCGGGGCCGGCGGCGAGCGAGTGCGCGACGAGGACGTGGAGGCACTTGACGCGGGTGGGCATCCCCCCGGCGGAGATGCCGGCGACCTCGGGCACGTCGCCGAGCTCGGCGCGGCGGGCGAGGTAGTCGGCGTGGGCGGCCTCGTACCCGGCGCGCAGGGCGTCGTCGGTGCCGAGACGGTCGGTCATCTCGCGCATGACGCCCTGGCTCTCGAGCGTCGAGATCGCCCCGGTCAGGCGGGGGCAGGTCGCGTAGAACGATGTCGGGAAGGGGGTGCCGTCGGGCAGCCGCGGCTCGGTGCGGACGACGTCGGGCTCACCACAGGGACACCGGTGCCCGACGGCGGCGACGCCTCTGGCCTCACGGCCGAGCTGGCGCGAGACCGCGTCGAGGTCCTCCTGCGCGACGGGCGGCAGGTCCGGGAGGGCGGTCACCGCCGGGCCCCGGGGGCGTCGGCCGTGCGCACCGACTGCCAGACGCCGTCGTACCAGGGCAACGCCGGGGTGTCCTCTCCCGCACCGGGACCCGTCGAGGCGGGGCCGGAGTCCTTGGTCGCCTCGGGGTCGAGGACGGTGTAGGCCCGCTCACCGGGACGGACGAACTTGAGTCTCTGGCGGGCCTGCTGCTCGACGTATGCGGGGTCCTCCCAGCGCTGGCGCTCCTCGCGCAGCGCGGCGACGTCGGCCTCCTGCGTGCTCACCTTGTCGCGCAGCGCGGCGATCTGGCCCTGCTGGTGCAGCCACGCCGCGACCGACGAGGTGAGCAGCACGACGAGGAAGATCGCGATGCTCGCGAGCACCGCCGTGCGTCGGACCATCCGGTTCGACATGGCGCCGCCGACCTGGCTGCGCCAGCCGGTCGGGGTGCGGCGCACCACCTTCGCGGTCGTGGTGCCGGTGGTCGAGGGCCGCGGCGCCGCCGAGCTCGAGCGCGTCGAGGACGCCCGCGCCCCCGTCCGGGCGGACCCGGAGCGGGCGGCGGGGCGTGCGGCGGACCCGCGTCGCGGCGGGCGCGACGCGGGTCCGGTGCTGCGGCTCGTGGCCATCGACCTGGTTCCTCCGGCCCCGCTCAGCCCTGGCGGGCGGCGAACCGCGGGAAGGCGCTCGCGCCGGCGTAGACCGCGGCGTCGTCGAGCTCCTCCTCGATGCGCAGGAGCTGGTTGTACTTCGCGACGCGCTCGGACCGGGCCGGGGCGCCGGTCTTGATCTGGCCGCAGTTCGTGGCGACCGCGAGGTCCGCGATCGTCACGTCCTCGGTCTCGCCGGAGCGGTGGCTCATCATGCAGCGGTAGCCGTTGCGGTGCGCGAGGTCGACGGCGTCGAGGGTCTCGGTCAGCGAGCCGATCTGGTTGACCTTGACCAGGAGCGCGTTGGCCGTGCCGCTCTTGATGCCGCGGTCGAGGCGCTCGGGGTTGGTGACGAAGAGGTCGTCGCCGACGATCTGGACCTGGGCGCCGAGGCGGTCGGTCATCGCCTTCCAGCCGTCCCAGTCGTCCTCGTTGAGCGGGTCCTCGATGGACACCAGCGGGTAGGACGCGACGAGGTCGGCGTAGTAGTCGACCATCTCGTCGGCCGACTTCGAGCCACCCTCGAAGGTGTACGAGCCGTCGGCGTAGAACTCGGAGGCGGCGACGTCGAGCGCGAGCGCGATCTGGGTGCCCGGGGTGTAGCCGGCCTTCTCGATCGCCTCGAGGATGAGGTCGAGCGCGGCGCGGTTGGACTCGAGGTTCGGCGCGAAACCGCCCTCGTCGCCCAGGCCCGTCGCGAGGCCCTTCTCCTTGAGGACGCCCTTGAGCGCGTGGTAGACCTCCGCGCCCCAGCGCAGGGCCTCGCGGAAGGACTCGGCGCCGATCGGCGCGATCATGAACTCTTGGATGTCGACGTTGGAGTCCGCGTGGCTGCCGCCGTTGAGGATGTTCATCATCGGCACCGGCAGGACGTGCGCGTTCGGGCCGCCGACGTAGCGGAAGAGCGGCAGGTCGGCGGACTCGGCGGCCGCCCGGGCGACCGCGAGGCTGACGCCGAGGATGGCGTTGGCGCCGACCTTCTCCTTGTTCGCGCTGCCGTCGATGGCGAGCATCTCGGCGTCGACGAGGCGCTGCTCGCTGGCCTCGAAGCCGAGGAGCTTGGGGCCGAGCTCGTCGATGACGGCGTCGACGGCCTTCTCGACGCCCTTGCCGCCGTAGCGGCCCTTGTCGCCGTCACGGCGCTCGACCGCCTCGAACGCGCCGGTCGACGCGCCGCTGGGGACCGCCGCGCGGGCGACGGTGCCGTCGTCGAGGGCGACCTCGACCTCGACGGTGGGGTTGCCGCGCGAGTCGAGGATCTCGCGCGCGCCTACTGCCTCGATGCTGGCCACAGGAACTCCCGGGGAGGTGGGGACACGTTTCCTCCCGAGCCTAGCCGGGGTGGAGCGGGTCGCCCGGGACCGACCCGCTCCCCGGACGCCCCGGACCGGCCGGGGCGCCCAGGGGGTCCTCAGGCGGTGGCGCCCGCCGCGTACGCGACGGCGATCGCGGTGCCGACCCGGGCGTTGTGGCGCACCAGCGCGAGGTTGGTCTCGAGCGAGCGGCCGTCCGAGAGCTCGACGAGACGGCCGAGCAGGAACGGGGTGATGTCCTTGCCGGTCACGCCCTGCTCGTCGCACTCGGCCAGGGCCCGGGCGATGACGTCGTCGATGTCGGCGTGCGCCATCTCGTGCTCCGCCGGCACCGGGTTGGCGATGGAGATGCCGACGCCCAGGCCCAGCCCGAAGGAGGCGTGCATCAGCTCGGCGACCTGCTCGGGGGTGTCGACGCGCATGGGGACGGCGATGCCGCTGGAGCGCGAGAAGAACGAGGGGAACTCGTCGGTGCCCATGCCGACGACGGGCACGCCGAGGGTCTCGAGGACCTCGAGGGTGCGGCCGATGTCGAGGATCGACTTGACCCCGGCGGAGATGACCGCGACCTCGGTGCGGGAAAGCTCGGTGAGGTCGGCGGAGACGTCCATCGAGGTCTCGGCGCCCTGGTGGACGCCGCCGAGGCCGCCGGTGACGAAGGTCCGGATGCCGGCGAGCGCCGCGATGCGCATCGTGCTCGCGACCGTCGTGGCGCCGTGGACGCCGGTGGCGACGACGTGCGGGATGTCGCGGACGCTCACCTTGCGGATGCCGCCGTCGGCGCCGAACATCTCGAGCTCCTCGTCGGAGAGCCCGACGGTGGGGCGGCCCGAGATGACGGCGATGGTCGCCGGCACCGCGCCGCCGTCGCGGACGATCTGCTCGACCTCACGGGCCATCGCCACGTTGGCCGGGTAGGGCATCCCGTGGCTGATGATCGTCGACTCGAGCGCGACGACCGGCCGGCCGGCGGCGAGGGCCTCGCGGACCTCGGGGGCGACGGCGAGCATCGGGTGCGGGGTGACGGGGGACGGGCTCATGCGGACAGCTCCTCGGTGGACGGTGCGTCGGGGGTCAGGTGGGCGGCGACGAGCGCCGGGGTCAGGTCGGCCCGGACGGTGTCCGGGGAGGCGCAGGTGAGGGCGGCGACGACCTGGCCGAAGCGGGCGGCCTCGACGACCTCGGCGCCGCCGAGCAGGGCGTGGACGTAGCCGGCGGTCATCGCGTCGCCGGCGCCGGTGACGTCCTCGACGGTCGTCGGGGGTGCGGAGACGAGGACGACGCGGGCCGGGTGACCGGGGCGGGCGATCGAGAGCAGGCTGCCGTGGGCGCCGCGGCGCACCCAGACGTGCTCGACGCCGCGCTCGTGGAGGACGGCCGCCGCGGCCGCGACCGACGCGGGGTCGGGGTCGACCGGGCGGCCGAGCATCGCGGCGAGCTCGTCGACGTTCGGGGTGACCGTGTGGACCGGGACCGAGCCGTCGAGCGCCGGAGCGGCCTCGGTCGCCTTGGCGACGCTGACGGTCTCGACGAGGGCGGGGATGCCCGCCGTCGCGGCCGCCGTGAGCAGCCAGCGCAGGACGTCGGCCTGGAGGTTGCAGTCGAGGACGAGGCGGTCGACCCCGCCGAGGAGGCCGGGGACGACGGCGAGGTCGGCGACGGTCAGCTCGTCGGTGGCCCGCATGTCCGCGACCGCGACGAGGAGGTCGCCGTCGTCGCCGAGGACCGCCGTGTAGGAGCCGGTCGGGTGGGGCGAGGTGACGACGTGACGGCAGTCGACGCCGGCGGCCTCGGTGCGGGCGACGACCGTGCGGCCCTGGAGGTCGTCGCCGACGGGGGCGACGAGCATGGTGGGGCTGCCGAGGCGGGCGAGCCCCTCGGCGATGTTGCGCCCGACGCCGCCGACCGTGGCGGTGAAGGTGCCGGGGTTGCTCGTGCCGAGGACGGGCCGCACGCGGGTACGGACCTTCGCGTCGAGGACGGCGCCGCCGACGACGAGCACCGAGGAGGCCTCGGCGCGCAGCAGGTAGCCGCGGCCGAGGAGGACTCCCTTGCGGGTGAGGTTGCTCAGGTGCACCGAGACGGCGGCGCGGGTCGAGCCGACC is from Arthrobacter sp. NEB 688 and encodes:
- a CDS encoding DUF501 domain-containing protein, giving the protein MTALPDLPPVAQEDLDAVSRQLGREARGVAAVGHRCPCGEPDVVRTEPRLPDGTPFPTSFYATCPRLTGAISTLESQGVMREMTDRLGTDDALRAGYEAAHADYLARRAELGDVPEVAGISAGGMPTRVKCLHVLVAHSLAAGPGVNPLGDEALELLDPWWERGSCAADAAAAAPASGADAGSA
- a CDS encoding septum formation initiator family protein, giving the protein MATSRSTGPASRPPRRGSAARPAARSGSARTGARASSTRSSSAAPRPSTTGTTTAKVVRRTPTGWRSQVGGAMSNRMVRRTAVLASIAIFLVVLLTSSVAAWLHQQGQIAALRDKVSTQEADVAALREERQRWEDPAYVEQQARQRLKFVRPGERAYTVLDPEATKDSGPASTGPGAGEDTPALPWYDGVWQSVRTADAPGARR
- the eno gene encoding phosphopyruvate hydratase, with the protein product MASIEAVGAREILDSRGNPTVEVEVALDDGTVARAAVPSGASTGAFEAVERRDGDKGRYGGKGVEKAVDAVIDELGPKLLGFEASEQRLVDAEMLAIDGSANKEKVGANAILGVSLAVARAAAESADLPLFRYVGGPNAHVLPVPMMNILNGGSHADSNVDIQEFMIAPIGAESFREALRWGAEVYHALKGVLKEKGLATGLGDEGGFAPNLESNRAALDLILEAIEKAGYTPGTQIALALDVAASEFYADGSYTFEGGSKSADEMVDYYADLVASYPLVSIEDPLNEDDWDGWKAMTDRLGAQVQIVGDDLFVTNPERLDRGIKSGTANALLVKVNQIGSLTETLDAVDLAHRNGYRCMMSHRSGETEDVTIADLAVATNCGQIKTGAPARSERVAKYNQLLRIEEELDDAAVYAGASAFPRFAARQG
- a CDS encoding pseudouridine-5'-phosphate glycosidase: MSPSPVTPHPMLAVAPEVREALAAGRPVVALESTIISHGMPYPANVAMAREVEQIVRDGGAVPATIAVISGRPTVGLSDEELEMFGADGGIRKVSVRDIPHVVATGVHGATTVASTMRIAALAGIRTFVTGGLGGVHQGAETSMDVSADLTELSRTEVAVISAGVKSILDIGRTLEVLETLGVPVVGMGTDEFPSFFSRSSGIAVPMRVDTPEQVAELMHASFGLGLGVGISIANPVPAEHEMAHADIDDVIARALAECDEQGVTGKDITPFLLGRLVELSDGRSLETNLALVRHNARVGTAIAVAYAAGATA
- a CDS encoding carbohydrate kinase; the protein is MALTEREREIVALLRTDPLLDAAALAERVGSTRAAVSVHLSNLTRKGVLLGRGYLLRAEASSVLVVGGAVLDAKVRTRVRPVLGTSNPGTFTATVGGVGRNIAEGLARLGSPTMLVAPVGDDLQGRTVVARTEAAGVDCRHVVTSPHPTGSYTAVLGDDGDLLVAVADMRATDELTVADLAVVPGLLGGVDRLVLDCNLQADVLRWLLTAAATAGIPALVETVSVAKATEAAPALDGSVPVHTVTPNVDELAAMLGRPVDPDPASVAAAAAVLHERGVEHVWVRRGAHGSLLSIARPGHPARVVLVSAPPTTVEDVTGAGDAMTAGYVHALLGGAEVVEAARFGQVVAALTCASPDTVRADLTPALVAAHLTPDAPSTEELSA